In Risungbinella massiliensis, the genomic stretch TTGGCAATGCGCTCGTATACTCCACTTATTTAGGAGGAAGCGGAGAGGACGTGGGACGTGGTATTGCAGTAGACCTGTTTGGCAATGCGTATGTCACTGGAAGAACGAATTCGACTAATTTTCCTTTTACCCCTGGTGCTTTTAGCACTACCAATAGTGGTGGAACTGATGCTTTTGTCACCAAGATCAATCCTAGTGGGAGTGCGTTAGTATATTCCACTTATCTAGGTGGTGTTGGCGGAGATGAGGCAAGAGCGATTGCCGTGGATCAATTTGGCAATGCCTATGTCGCCGGGATCACTGCCGCGCCTTTCCCCGTCACTCCTGGTGCGTTTGACACTACCCCAAATGGTGGGACTGACGGTTTTGTTAGCAAATTAAACCCTAGTGGAAGCGCCCTCGTATACTCTACCTATCTCGGTGGAAATGCAAACGACTCTATAGATGGGATTGCCGTAGACCAGGCTGGAAACGCATACGTTACTGGTGGGACAAACTCAAATGATTTCCCTGTAACTGAATTCGCTTATGATGTCGTATTCAATGGATTTTCTGATGCTTTTGTCACCAAACTAAATCCACAAGGAACTGCCCTCCTATATTCTACCTATCTAGGAGGAGGTGGAACTGACTTTGGCATTAGCATTGCAGTTGATGCCTTTGGGCATGCCTATGTGACAGGAACTACTGGTTCAGAAAACTTCCCTACAACACCCAATGCCTTTGATGTCACCTATAACGGAAGCGGGGATGTTTTTATCGCCCGAATTAATACCAATGTGCTTAGTCCGAATGATTCACTTGTTAGCTCCTCTTATGTAGGTGGTACAGGTTTTGATACAGCAACAGGTATTGCTGTCAACCTTTTTGGGCAGGTGTTTATCTCCGGAGCAACCAGTCCCTCTTTGGGGGCTAATCCTGTTCCGTTCCCAACTACTCCTAATGCTTTTGATCGCACCTTTAATGGTGGAGGATTTGATGCGTTTGTTTTGCGGATCCAACTCTAAAAGATAACAAGAAGAATCGACTTTCCAAAAAGGAGAGTCGATTCTTCTTGTTTGTCTATGACGAAACTCTCGTCCGTTTAGATTGCATAAATAACAGAAACAGTGCTAGTAACGTATATATGATTAACAGACCAATGCCAATCCAATTACTCAGCTCGTTTTCATAGCCCGTATCAGGGTCAAAGATAAACATACAGAAACGGTAGATAAAGGATGTAGGTACGATATAAGAAAAGTCGGCTCCTAGCACGATCGTAGTAGCAAAGAAGGAAGTAACTCCCAACACAATGACAGTGATGATATTTCTCGTAACATATGCTACTAACGAGGCGAGTGGAACAAGTGTTAGAAATAGAATGATCGAAGCTCCAGAGGTTAACGCCATTTGAGTAAGATCCGCACCACTGATACGATCATAGAAGGAAACCCAAAGTGTCAAAATCGTCATAGATGATTCAATATCGAGATACCTAATAGAAATAGTACGCATGCCAAAACTTTGGAGACAATCAGTGTAAATTTGCTATATGGATAAGACAACCAGTTTATAAAAGTACGGTTTTTGTACTCTAGGAAAAAAGCATATCCAGAAAATATAAACAGAACTGTTGGGAATAAGATTCCATATTGGTTAAACACGAAAATATAATATTTCTCCCAATCAGCAACTTTATCTGTAGTAAGTAATCCCACCGTATTTACAATATATGGGACGAAACTCAAGAAAACAATCAAGTAGGTGGACTTTAAGCGCCGTAACTTCATAAACTCATTTTTAATTAAAAGAGCCAACGAGAGACCCTCCTTCTTCTAATACCTTTAGATACAGATCCTCTAAATCTATTTTTTCCGTGTTCATT encodes the following:
- a CDS encoding ABC transporter permease, translated to MKLRRLKSTYLIVFLSFVPYIVNTVGLLTTDKVADWEKYYIFVFNQYGILFPTVLFIFSGYAFFLEYKNRTFINWLSYPYSKFTLIVSKVLACVLFLLGISILNHL